A window of Rhodanobacteraceae bacterium contains these coding sequences:
- a CDS encoding MFS transporter → MQLKALFEIDRRERAALLLAFVYFFGLLTSYYMLRSVREAMGVRFGPELYNWLYTGTFACMLLAQPVYGALVSRFARRVFVPVVYAFFLLCILVFVGVWQVPGWRDGMAPVFYIWLSVANLFTVSVFWSYMADVFDEHQAKRVFGFIAAGGSAGGLSGAALTMLLAGRIDIDGVLLVSFGFLALSCACAVLLARYARQASGRADADQMDALIGGTSFAAFRLIVSQVPLRWLGVMMVLTGVGGGILYLQQGYAVRELFADDSLRAAYFARIDLLTNLLALLLEIFLARWAFTRLGTARLLTLMPLLLMAGLGALVLVPTAFMIGLFQVLSRGVRFAFGEPAMASCYTTLDREIRYKGKGFIDTFVYRLSDVFTQWSIKGLSLIGVGTGGIYAWGALMAGVTAAVGYVVGRQHEERSKR, encoded by the coding sequence ATGCAGTTGAAGGCGTTGTTCGAGATCGATCGTCGCGAACGCGCTGCGCTGCTGCTCGCCTTCGTCTATTTCTTCGGGCTGCTGACCAGCTACTACATGCTGCGCTCGGTGCGCGAGGCGATGGGCGTGCGTTTCGGGCCGGAGCTGTACAACTGGCTCTACACCGGGACCTTCGCCTGCATGCTGCTGGCTCAGCCGGTGTACGGTGCGCTGGTGTCGCGGTTCGCGCGGCGGGTGTTCGTGCCGGTGGTTTATGCCTTCTTTCTCCTGTGCATCCTGGTGTTCGTCGGTGTCTGGCAGGTGCCCGGCTGGCGCGATGGTATGGCGCCGGTGTTCTACATCTGGTTGTCGGTGGCGAACCTGTTCACCGTGTCGGTGTTCTGGAGCTACATGGCCGATGTGTTCGACGAGCACCAGGCCAAGCGGGTGTTCGGTTTCATCGCCGCGGGCGGCTCGGCCGGCGGGCTGAGTGGCGCCGCGTTGACCATGTTGCTGGCCGGGCGGATCGACATTGATGGCGTGCTGCTGGTCTCCTTTGGCTTCCTTGCACTGTCCTGCGCCTGCGCGGTCCTGCTCGCGCGTTATGCGCGCCAGGCCAGCGGACGCGCGGATGCGGACCAGATGGATGCGCTGATCGGCGGGACCAGTTTTGCGGCCTTCCGCCTGATCGTCAGCCAGGTGCCGCTGCGCTGGCTCGGCGTGATGATGGTGCTGACCGGTGTAGGCGGCGGCATCCTGTATTTGCAGCAGGGATACGCCGTGCGCGAGTTGTTTGCCGACGACAGCTTGCGTGCGGCCTATTTCGCGCGCATCGACCTGTTGACCAATCTGCTGGCTCTGCTGTTGGAGATCTTCCTCGCGCGCTGGGCCTTCACCCGCCTCGGCACTGCGCGCCTGCTGACCCTGATGCCGCTGCTGCTGATGGCCGGGCTTGGTGCGCTGGTGCTGGTCCCCACCGCCTTCATGATCGGCCTGTTCCAGGTGCTGAGCCGCGGCGTGCGCTTCGCCTTCGGCGAGCCTGCGATGGCCAGCTGCTACACCACGCTGGACCGCGAGATCCGCTACAAGGGCAAGGGCTTCATCGACACCTTCGTCTACCGCCTGAGCGACGTTTTCACCCAGTGGTCGATCAAGGGCCTGTCACTCATCGGCGTCGGCACCGGCGGCATCTACGCCTGGGGCGCGCTGATGGCCGGCGTCACCGCCGCGGTGGGTTATGTGGTGGGACGGCAGCATGAGGAGCGGTCGAAGCGGTGA
- a CDS encoding trypsin-like peptidase domain-containing protein, with translation MSQARVGIVLTLVALAVGAGLYAQTGNNAATASTPVQAEAPAALSTSGMALPDFREIVRRNRDAVVQIAVRGEDRRFQQQFDEDSPMGEFFRRFGIPNHPGMPGGGNAPERRGSGSGFIIEADGRILTNAHVVKDADEIVVTLSDNREFKAKVLGSDERTDVALIEIDATSCRWCARQFRTSSKSVNGCSPSARPSA, from the coding sequence ATGTCCCAAGCACGTGTTGGCATCGTCCTGACCCTGGTCGCGCTGGCCGTCGGTGCCGGCCTCTACGCGCAGACCGGCAACAACGCGGCAACCGCGAGCACGCCAGTCCAGGCGGAAGCGCCGGCCGCCCTGTCCACCAGCGGCATGGCCCTGCCGGACTTCCGCGAGATCGTTCGTCGCAACCGCGATGCGGTGGTCCAGATCGCGGTGCGCGGCGAGGACCGTCGCTTCCAGCAGCAGTTCGACGAGGACAGCCCGATGGGCGAGTTCTTCCGTCGCTTTGGCATTCCCAACCATCCCGGGATGCCCGGCGGCGGCAATGCGCCCGAACGCCGCGGTTCCGGTTCCGGCTTCATCATCGAGGCCGATGGTCGCATCCTGACCAATGCCCACGTGGTCAAGGACGCCGACGAGATCGTCGTCACCCTGTCCGACAACCGCGAGTTCAAGGCCAAGGTCCTCGGCAGCGACGAGCGCACCGACGTGGCGCTGATCGAGATCGATGCGACAAGCTGCCGGTGGTGCGCCCGGCAATTCCGGACCAGCTCGAAGTCGGTGAATGGGTGCTCGCCATCGGCGCGCCCTTCGGCATGA
- a CDS encoding acyl-CoA dehydrogenase family protein: MAFTQSPPQLANPYASDRVLQSALRRMLPHALFEHFHEEANELGQVVAEELYPRQLRERLLEPRHTPFDAWGHRIDEIELTPLWQSMPSLTARFGLVWHGYDGTKGAHARLFQFGMVYLATAGNDFWSCPLAMTDGAARALIESGNQRLAHLAVPHLTSRDATTLWTSGQWMTETTGGSDVSGTETRALRSEDGRWSAWGRKWFTSAATSEMALLLARPEGNPGGNDGLALFYCEPRDADGRLQNIVVDRLKDKLGSRKLPTAELQLNGTPVELVGAERGGVRMIAPVLNQTRLWNAFAALSYFRRGLQLLRDYAGRRRVFGRRLIEQPIHQHMLAGLQAELEAGLHLALHVAELLGKSDQGALDDRHRLLLRLLIPITKLLTARQAVAGISEIVEGFGGAGYIEDTGIPGLLRDAQVFSIWEGTTDVLSLDALRVLRGDGAWATLNASLTSLLGQAGSDGEPGAVLIRHALERAQQAWHMGGAGEAHARGIALTLGRCYALALLLRHGAWSALAEGDHRPLAAARRFAAHGVDRIPSDDTLDSRLLATDETE; the protein is encoded by the coding sequence ATGGCCTTCACCCAGTCTCCGCCGCAGCTGGCCAACCCCTACGCCAGCGACCGCGTGCTGCAGTCGGCGCTGCGGCGGATGCTGCCGCATGCGCTGTTCGAGCACTTCCACGAGGAAGCCAATGAACTGGGCCAAGTGGTGGCCGAGGAGTTGTACCCGCGCCAGCTGCGCGAACGCCTGCTGGAGCCGCGGCACACGCCCTTCGATGCCTGGGGCCATCGCATCGACGAGATCGAGCTGACGCCGCTGTGGCAGAGCATGCCCAGTCTGACTGCGCGATTCGGATTGGTCTGGCACGGCTACGACGGCACCAAGGGGGCGCATGCGCGGCTGTTCCAGTTTGGCATGGTGTATCTCGCGACGGCCGGCAACGACTTCTGGTCCTGCCCGCTGGCGATGACCGATGGCGCGGCGCGCGCCCTGATCGAGTCCGGCAACCAGCGCCTGGCGCACCTCGCGGTGCCGCACCTGACCAGCCGCGACGCCACCACGCTGTGGACCAGCGGCCAGTGGATGACCGAGACCACCGGCGGCTCCGACGTCAGCGGCACCGAGACGCGCGCGTTGCGCAGCGAGGATGGGCGCTGGAGCGCCTGGGGTCGCAAGTGGTTCACCTCGGCGGCGACCTCCGAAATGGCACTGCTGCTCGCACGGCCGGAGGGCAACCCCGGCGGCAATGATGGATTGGCGCTGTTCTACTGCGAACCGCGCGACGCCGACGGCCGGCTGCAGAACATCGTCGTCGACCGGCTCAAGGACAAGCTCGGCAGCCGAAAGCTGCCGACCGCCGAACTGCAGCTCAACGGCACGCCGGTGGAACTGGTCGGCGCCGAGCGCGGCGGCGTGCGCATGATCGCGCCGGTGCTGAACCAGACGCGGCTGTGGAATGCTTTCGCGGCGCTCAGCTACTTCCGCCGCGGGCTGCAACTGCTGCGCGACTACGCCGGGCGCCGGCGCGTATTCGGCCGGCGGTTGATCGAACAACCGATCCACCAGCACATGCTCGCGGGCCTGCAGGCGGAACTGGAAGCCGGGCTGCATCTGGCACTGCATGTGGCCGAACTGCTCGGCAAATCCGACCAGGGTGCGCTCGACGACCGCCACCGCCTGCTGCTGCGACTGCTGATCCCGATCACCAAGCTGCTGACCGCACGCCAGGCGGTCGCCGGCATCAGCGAGATCGTCGAAGGCTTCGGCGGCGCCGGTTACATCGAAGACACCGGTATCCCGGGCCTGCTGCGCGATGCCCAGGTGTTCAGCATCTGGGAAGGCACCACCGACGTGCTCTCGCTGGACGCGCTCAGGGTGCTGCGCGGCGATGGCGCCTGGGCCACGCTGAATGCCTCGCTGACCAGCCTGCTCGGCCAGGCCGGCAGCGATGGGGAGCCCGGCGCAGTACTGATCCGCCACGCGCTGGAACGCGCACAGCAGGCCTGGCACATGGGTGGCGCAGGGGAAGCGCACGCCCGCGGCATCGCGCTGACCCTGGGCCGCTGCTATGCGTTGGCGCTGCTGCTGCGACACGGCGCCTGGTCCGCGCTGGCCGAGGGCGACCACCGGCCGCTTGCTGCCGCGCGCCGCTTTGCCGCGCATGGCGTGGATCGAATCCCGAGCGACGACACCCTAGACTCGCGGCTGCTCGCCACCGATGAAACGGAGTAG
- a CDS encoding PDZ domain-containing protein: protein MRPAIPDQLEVGEWVLAIGAPFGMSYTATQGIVSATERQLRETYVPFIQTDVAVNTGNSGGPLFDVRGEVIGINSQILSGSGGYMGLSFAIPINTANLIAEQLADKGFVERGYLGIQFQQVTGQHARAFGLDRPRGALVASVVPDGPADDAGVQPGDIVLSYNGKLLESSGELPPLVGATPVGAKAKIEVLRDGKTRELTVTIGKLEEDATAEATPRGGSSAPAEAKESRLGLALSELTQEQLEQLSIDGGVLITGVQSGPAARAGLQRGDVILEANRQRVKTIAELRKAIGDGEDGEPTLLLVRRGEGSLFIVIESEE from the coding sequence GTGCGCCCGGCAATTCCGGACCAGCTCGAAGTCGGTGAATGGGTGCTCGCCATCGGCGCGCCCTTCGGCATGAGCTACACCGCAACCCAGGGCATCGTCAGCGCCACCGAGCGCCAGCTGCGCGAAACCTACGTCCCCTTCATCCAGACCGACGTCGCGGTCAATACCGGCAACTCGGGCGGTCCTCTGTTCGACGTCCGCGGCGAGGTGATCGGCATCAATTCGCAGATCCTGTCCGGCAGCGGCGGCTACATGGGCCTGTCCTTCGCAATCCCGATCAACACCGCGAACCTGATCGCCGAGCAACTGGCCGACAAGGGCTTCGTCGAGCGCGGCTACCTCGGCATCCAGTTCCAGCAAGTGACCGGCCAGCATGCGCGCGCCTTCGGCCTGGACCGCCCGCGCGGCGCGCTGGTGGCCTCGGTGGTGCCGGATGGCCCGGCCGACGACGCCGGCGTCCAGCCTGGCGACATCGTGCTCAGCTACAACGGCAAGCTGCTCGAAAGCTCGGGCGAATTGCCGCCGTTGGTCGGCGCCACGCCGGTCGGCGCCAAGGCGAAGATCGAAGTGCTGCGTGACGGCAAGACCCGCGAACTCACCGTCACCATCGGCAAGCTCGAGGAGGACGCCACCGCCGAAGCCACCCCGCGCGGCGGCAGCTCTGCGCCCGCCGAGGCCAAGGAGTCGCGCCTGGGCCTGGCGCTGTCGGAGCTGACCCAGGAGCAGTTGGAGCAGTTGTCGATCGACGGCGGCGTGCTGATCACCGGAGTCCAGTCCGGTCCCGCGGCCCGTGCCGGCCTGCAGCGCGGCGACGTGATCCTCGAAGCCAACCGCCAGCGCGTGAAGACCATCGCCGAGCTGCGCAAGGCCATCGGCGACGGTGAAGACGGCGAACCCACGCTGCTGCTGGTCCGCCGCGGCGAAGGCTCGCTGTTCATCGTGATCGAGAGCGAAGAGTGA
- a CDS encoding outer membrane protein assembly factor — protein sequence MLHRAARALALLLCLHLAGCATLWGGGNQERAPVAAGEKRDRSQQRVRIFITGVKGDMRTAVSGALELKGLMSRQDASDALVRRVHARAAKQMAKALQPFGYYHAKVDSTLELEGKTWIARFKIDPGEPTLVASADVSVAGPGGEDKTVKRAVAAFAPAPETILDHAVYEASKAKIGDALAERGYLDANLVEKRVGVRLAEHSARIRLKFESGPRFRFAQTRFEGAQFPDHLLKGYLPYKVGQDYRQDRLVELQQRLLDSDYFGEVEIETDQAHAHDQQVPIVVRLRPAKRTVYTGGVSFGTDSGAGVQGGANRRWLNDRGHKASVRAEISQRLNTLGGQYVIPLPGADRESWVASLSYRDETTDTSTQKVSNLFLARQLEHEHGSFAWGLAAQSGDFEVGELPGSSTLVYPEARWFRRLTDDFLAPRQGWSLSAEARATPGGGDAAFAQFKAEAKLLMPHGDNRWLARLTLGALWTDDFDAMPPQLRFFAGGDRSLRGFGYQTLGPPNALGNVGGGKYLAVGSFEYEKHLFGEFGVAGFVDAGNAFSAGDFEIAAGVGVGLRWRSPVGLVRVDLAQPVAGEGDGLRLHLTIGPEL from the coding sequence ATGCTCCATCGCGCAGCGCGCGCGCTTGCGCTGCTGCTGTGCCTGCACCTCGCCGGCTGCGCCACGCTGTGGGGCGGCGGGAACCAGGAACGGGCGCCGGTCGCGGCCGGCGAGAAGCGCGACCGCAGCCAGCAGCGCGTGCGCATCTTCATCACCGGGGTCAAGGGCGACATGCGCACCGCGGTCTCCGGCGCGCTGGAGCTCAAGGGCCTGATGTCGCGCCAGGACGCCAGCGACGCGCTGGTGCGCCGGGTCCACGCGCGCGCGGCGAAACAGATGGCCAAGGCGCTGCAGCCATTCGGCTATTACCACGCCAAGGTCGACAGCACGCTGGAACTGGAGGGCAAGACCTGGATCGCGCGGTTCAAGATCGACCCCGGCGAACCGACGCTGGTCGCGAGCGCCGACGTCTCGGTCGCCGGTCCGGGCGGCGAGGACAAGACGGTGAAGCGGGCCGTTGCGGCCTTCGCGCCGGCGCCTGAAACCATCCTCGACCACGCGGTCTACGAGGCGAGCAAGGCGAAGATCGGCGACGCGCTGGCTGAGCGCGGCTACCTCGATGCCAATCTGGTGGAAAAGCGCGTCGGCGTGCGCCTGGCGGAGCACAGCGCCCGCATCCGCCTGAAGTTCGAGTCCGGCCCGCGCTTCCGTTTCGCGCAGACGCGCTTCGAGGGTGCGCAATTCCCGGATCACCTGCTGAAAGGTTATCTGCCCTACAAGGTTGGCCAGGATTACCGCCAGGACCGGCTGGTCGAGCTGCAGCAGCGCCTGCTCGACAGCGATTATTTCGGCGAGGTGGAGATCGAGACCGACCAGGCACATGCGCATGACCAGCAGGTGCCGATCGTGGTGCGCCTGCGCCCGGCCAAGCGCACGGTCTACACCGGCGGCGTGTCCTTCGGCACCGACAGCGGCGCCGGCGTGCAGGGCGGCGCCAACCGGCGCTGGCTCAATGATCGCGGTCACAAGGCCAGCGTGCGCGCCGAAATCAGCCAGCGCCTGAACACCCTAGGCGGGCAGTATGTGATCCCGTTGCCCGGCGCGGATCGCGAATCCTGGGTCGCTTCGCTGTCCTATCGCGACGAGACCACCGACACCTCCACGCAGAAGGTGTCCAACCTGTTCCTGGCGCGCCAGCTGGAGCACGAGCACGGCTCCTTCGCCTGGGGCCTGGCGGCGCAGAGTGGCGATTTCGAAGTCGGCGAGCTGCCCGGCAGCAGCACCCTGGTGTACCCCGAGGCCCGCTGGTTCCGCCGGCTGACCGACGACTTCCTCGCGCCGCGCCAGGGTTGGTCGCTGTCGGCGGAGGCGCGCGCGACGCCCGGCGGCGGCGACGCGGCATTCGCCCAGTTCAAGGCCGAGGCCAAGCTGCTCATGCCGCACGGCGACAACCGCTGGCTGGCGCGCCTGACACTGGGCGCGCTGTGGACCGACGATTTCGATGCGATGCCGCCGCAGCTGCGCTTCTTCGCCGGCGGCGACCGCAGCCTGCGGGGTTTCGGCTACCAGACCCTCGGCCCGCCCAATGCGCTCGGCAATGTCGGCGGTGGCAAGTACCTGGCGGTGGGCTCGTTCGAGTACGAGAAGCATCTGTTCGGCGAATTCGGTGTGGCCGGTTTCGTCGACGCCGGCAATGCGTTCAGCGCGGGTGATTTCGAGATTGCCGCCGGCGTGGGCGTGGGTCTGCGCTGGCGCTCGCCGGTGGGCCTGGTGCGGGTCGACCTGGCGCAGCCGGTGGCGGGCGAGGGCGACGGCCTGCGCCTGCACCTGACCATCGGGCCCGAGCTGTGA
- a CDS encoding asparaginase — protein sequence MQHLCIVTTGGTIDKIYFDDLSTYQIGEPEIGRILTSFGVNFTLNMVALMRKDSLHLTADDRELIRRTIEAQPHAHILVTHGTDTMVETAKVLSTIPGKTIVLTGALNPARFQNSDAVFNIGCAIGAVQVLPPGAYITMSGRVWDPAKVRKNRDANRFEPS from the coding sequence ATGCAACACCTGTGCATCGTCACCACCGGTGGCACCATCGACAAGATCTACTTCGACGATCTCTCGACCTACCAGATCGGCGAGCCCGAGATCGGCCGCATCCTGACCTCATTCGGGGTGAACTTCACGTTAAACATGGTCGCCCTGATGCGCAAGGACAGCCTGCACCTGACCGCCGACGACCGCGAACTGATCCGGCGCACCATCGAGGCGCAGCCGCATGCGCACATCCTGGTCACCCATGGCACCGACACCATGGTCGAGACCGCGAAGGTGCTGTCAACCATTCCCGGCAAGACCATTGTCCTGACTGGCGCGCTGAACCCGGCCCGGTTCCAGAATTCCGACGCGGTGTTCAACATCGGCTGCGCCATCGGCGCCGTCCAGGTGCTTCCGCCAGGCGCCTACATCACCATGAGCGGCCGCGTCTGGGATCCGGCGAAGGTTCGCAAGAACCGTGACGCGAACCGGTTCGAACCGTCGTAG